The Trichomycterus rosablanca isolate fTriRos1 chromosome 15, fTriRos1.hap1, whole genome shotgun sequence genome contains a region encoding:
- the LOC134328510 gene encoding tumor necrosis factor ligand superfamily member 6 encodes MTGVFVVGDSVPPGSVAPGSVPSGSVAPGSVPSGSAPSGFMPPKQKIKDTYLPYTLLGVALIGVVVEAVLIYVLYQRTSQTQVSPDTRTSPTMERLKGDHPDSNEIPPLPKMPDKPAAYLHGKSPQVDAHGVMQWQSSGQFAFAHGVTYRDGGLELHTEGFYYIFSKVYFSDKCSIFSHKVFWVSKRYNLQPHELMQSISLSCPQQTRGRDGGQRRQTNQSEPEEQENLGNSFLGGVFRLYRGDRVFVNVSDSSLVRQGVQDNFFGVFMI; translated from the exons ATGACGGGGGTGTTTGTGGTGGGCGACTCTGTGCCCCCCGGCTCTGTGGCCCCCGGCTCTGTGCCCTCCGGCTCTGTGGCCCCCGGCTCTGTGCCCTCCGGCTCTGCGCCCTCCGGCTTCATGCCCCCTAAACAGAAAATAAAGGACACGTACCTGCCGTACACGCTGCTGGGTGTAGCGCTGATCGGAGTGGTTGTGGAGGCGGTGCTCATCTACGTCCTGTACCAGCGCACTTCCCAAACACag GTTTCTCCAGATACCAGAACGTCACCTACC ATGGAACGTCTTAAAGGGGATCATCCTG ACTCTAATGAGATCCCTCCACTGCCGAAGATGCCCGACAAACCGGCCGCCTATCTGCATG gtaaATCCCCGCAGGTGGATGCTCACGGTGTGATGCAGTGGCAGTCGAGCGGCCAGTTTGCATTCGCCCACGGCGTCACGTACCGCGACGGCGGTCTGGAGCTTCACACCGAGGGATTCTACTACATCTTCTCCAAGGTCTACTTCAGCGACAAGTGTTCCATCTTCAGCCACAAGGTCTTCTGGGTCTCGAAGCGCTACAATCTGCAACCTCACGAACTCATGCAAAgcatcag CCTCAGCTGCCCCCAGCAGACCAGGGGCCGCGACGGGGGTCAGAGGAGGCAGACGAACCAGTCGGAGCCCGAGGAACAGGAGAACCTGGGTAACAGCTTTCTGGGCGGAGTGTTCCGGCTGTACAGGGGCGACCGGGTGTTCGTGAACGTCAGCGATAGCAGCCTGGTACGTCAGGGGGTGCAGGACAACTTCTTCGGCGTCTTCATGATTTAG